The following are from one region of the Vitis riparia cultivar Riparia Gloire de Montpellier isolate 1030 chromosome 9, EGFV_Vit.rip_1.0, whole genome shotgun sequence genome:
- the LOC117921851 gene encoding proline-rich protein 36-like gives MEIIPPAPAAPSIVPTPEATSSAPPTTLGTPPVVLATLAPPPSESTITISASKFRGLCHTLQTLTTTQSILAQQMAIIRAHQDQLIAMQTQHTAILRQIQQYLGILMPPEHDMLGPSKPTDPSQEAPPTEQTMPHEETTTVEIETPIQSTQTTTTEPSSPHDPPTTT, from the coding sequence ATGGAGATCATACCACCTGCCCCTGCGGCACCTTCTATAGTGCCCACGCCTGAGGCTACATCTTCTGCTCCTCCTACCACTCTTGGGACTCCACCAGTCGTACTAGCTACATTAGCACCTCCTCCATCTGAGTCTACTATCACCATATCCGCTTCAAAGTTTAGAGGCTTATGTCATACATTGCAGACATTGACTACCACTCAAAGCATTCTTGCCCAGCAAATGGCAATCATACGTGCACATCAGGATCAACTTATTGCCATGCAGACCCAACATACTGCCATCCTTAGGCAGATACAGCAGTATTTGGGTATTTTGATGCCACCCGAGCATGATATGCTTGGTCCATCAAAGCCTACAGATCCATCTCAGGAGGCTCCTCCAACAGAGCAAACTATGCCCCATGAGGAGACTACTACGGTAGAAATCGAGACTCCAATCCAGAGCACTCAGACTACCACAACCGAGCCATcgtctccacatgatcctcccaccactaCCTGA
- the LOC117921668 gene encoding uncharacterized protein LOC117921668: MVRMLSRGTFSDRIIMRKELPPGMLLVDVVLCANLFPLQHRVRRRGTILEALFRISEGYYFGPYHLIMAALLHFEEKVHKRHLTRADTILLLFPRLLCHVLAHMGFPADPHSETRCHCRESFSLDQWNQVFFHQHSPELPEPREVPPQPLPSISAPSTSTPSEPVPEAASSDAPPTVPPTPEPPITIPGAEYRDLLASFQTLTTTQTAIMERMDHFQLRQDQQTLILREIQQHLGLLPPAPPVALVPSEPSAPADDATPVAVPSTIAAEDPSYPPEEPTT, from the coding sequence atggttcgtatgCTATCTCGAGGGACATTTTCAGACAGGATCATTatgaggaaggagcttccccctgggatgctcctagttgatgtggtgcttTGCGctaatctttttcctcttcagcatagaGTGCGGAGGCGAGGGACCATTCTAGAGGCATTATTCCGTATCtctgagggctactactttggcccctatcatttgattatggccgctctcctccattttgaggagaaggtgcataagaggCATCTTACGAGGGCAGACaccattcttttacttttccctcggctgctatgccatgttcTAGCGCATATGGGCTTCcctgcagaccctcattctgagaCCCGCTgccattgtcgagagagcttctctcttgaccaatggaatCAAGTATTTTTCCATCAGCATTCCCCAGAACTTCCTGAGCCAAGGGAAGTTCCTCCACAGCCCTTACCATCTATATCTGCTCCGTCCACTTCAACTCCCTCAGAACCCGTACCAGAGGCAGCATCGTCTGATGCCCCACCTACTGTTCCTCCTACCCcagagccgcccattactatccctggtgcagAGTATCGTGACTTGCTTGCTTCTTTCCAGACtctgaccactactcagacggctattatggagcggatggaccacttccagcttcGGCAGGACCAacagactctcattctccgtgAGATTCAGCAACACCTGGGTCTTTTGCCACCAGCTCCACCTGTTGCTCTTGTGCCCTCAGAGCCTTCTGCTCCAGCTGATGATGCTACACCTGTAGCGGTACCTTCCACAATTGCAGCtgaggacccctcctatccaccagaggagcctactacttga